A window of Sphingobacterium sp. SRCM116780 contains these coding sequences:
- a CDS encoding potassium channel family protein has translation MKYIVLGLGHFGRSLAVHLTELGHEVIGADKSLLIVEQLKDKVTHTVCLDSTDKEAVSSLPLKDCHAVIVAIGEDEGASLLTVALMKQLKVKRIIGRIVSDLQKTVLEAMEIGEYIMPEEEAAERLAMRLDNIDIVDSFKVSDKYSIIETKVPAKYVGMTLREANLTNIYRVIVLTTVKIVEVKDNSETKAIKEASGIASSETKLEEGDILVLFGELSNINKLIQKGE, from the coding sequence ATGAAATATATTGTTTTAGGACTTGGACATTTCGGGAGATCACTGGCAGTGCATTTAACAGAATTAGGACATGAAGTAATTGGAGCAGATAAAAGTCTACTTATTGTAGAACAATTAAAAGATAAAGTAACACATACCGTTTGCCTTGATTCAACAGACAAAGAAGCAGTATCCTCTCTTCCTTTAAAAGACTGTCATGCCGTTATTGTTGCCATTGGCGAGGACGAAGGGGCCTCTTTATTAACTGTGGCTTTGATGAAGCAGTTAAAAGTGAAGCGGATCATTGGGCGTATTGTTTCTGACTTACAAAAAACAGTACTTGAGGCGATGGAGATTGGCGAATATATTATGCCAGAAGAAGAAGCGGCAGAAAGGCTCGCCATGCGTCTAGATAACATTGACATTGTGGATTCGTTTAAGGTTTCAGATAAGTACAGTATTATTGAAACAAAAGTCCCCGCCAAATATGTAGGGATGACACTCCGAGAAGCAAATTTGACCAATATATATCGCGTTATTGTACTTACTACTGTAAAGATTGTGGAAGTTAAAGACAATTCCGAAACAAAAGCCATCAAAGAAGCATCTGGCATAGCGAGTTCGGAGACGAAATTAGAAGAAGGCGATATTTTAGTCCTTTTTGGTGAGTTATCTAACATTAATAAGTTGATTCAAAAGGGAGAATAA
- the polA gene encoding DNA polymerase I translates to MKKLFLLDGMALIYRAYFALSKTPRITSTGLNTGAIMGFTNTLLEILKNQQPSHLAVVFDTAAPTARHIEFEAYKAHREKMPEDLSTAIPYIFKLIEGFNIPIITKDGYEADDIIGTLAKKAEKEGFQVYCMTPDKDFGQLVSENIFIYKPARMGNGAEIQGVKEILEKWEVTDVNQVIDILGLWGDAVDNIPGIPGIGEKTAKKLIQEFGSMENIIANANQLKGKQRENIENFAEQGLISKKLATILLDVPVELEEEKLLIEEPNKEVLEPLFIELEFRTLGKRVFGEGLNQIDAPKNNSGQMDLFSLPTDFSLTEEEVPTGPIHTIENTDHDYILVNTKEEQEALALQLSTLTSFCFDTESTGLDANLADIVGLSFSYEKGKAYYVPTPETREEAQQVLDIFRPVLENDQIEKIGQNIKYDILLLARYQVSVKGPIFDTMIAHYLIDPDTRHGMDVLSENYLNYKPVSITELIGSKGKKQGNMRDVELDLIKEYAAEDADITLQLKEIFKPLLEETNTLDLANKVEFPLVYVLAEIERNGVRIDINALQQFSKTLEFDIKELESCIYEKAGVNFNIASPKQLGEVLFDKLKLDPKAKKTKTGQYKTGEDVLLTLAYKSDIVQDILNFRQLQKLKSTYVDALPELINPHTSLIHTSYNQAVAATGRLSSTNPNLQNIPIRTERGREVRKAFIPRHEGNVILSADYSQIELRLIAELSKDPNMMEAFTSGHDIHRATAARVYGLALDEVTSDQRRNAKAVNFGIIYGQSAFGLSQSLGIPRKEAAEIIDQYFNQYAGIKRYMSEVLDFAKENGYVETILKRRRYLRDINSANMTVRGFAERNAINAPIQGSAADLIKIAMIAIQEEIKNQNLTGKMIMQVHDELVFDVPENEVEIFKKIIETKMTTAIKTEIPLVVEVGQGKNWLEAH, encoded by the coding sequence GTGAAAAAACTATTTCTTCTAGATGGCATGGCCCTTATTTATAGAGCCTATTTTGCATTAAGCAAAACACCTCGTATTACTTCTACTGGATTAAATACAGGCGCAATAATGGGATTTACAAATACGTTGCTGGAAATATTAAAAAACCAACAGCCGTCTCATTTAGCGGTAGTTTTTGATACAGCTGCACCTACAGCTCGCCATATTGAGTTTGAGGCTTATAAGGCACATCGTGAAAAAATGCCTGAAGATCTTTCAACGGCGATTCCATATATTTTCAAGTTAATAGAAGGCTTTAATATTCCTATCATTACAAAAGATGGGTATGAAGCAGATGATATTATAGGAACGCTTGCAAAAAAAGCTGAAAAAGAAGGGTTTCAAGTATACTGCATGACTCCAGATAAAGATTTTGGTCAATTGGTATCAGAAAATATCTTTATTTATAAACCTGCACGCATGGGTAATGGTGCTGAAATACAAGGGGTAAAAGAAATTCTCGAAAAATGGGAGGTAACGGACGTTAATCAGGTCATTGACATTTTGGGCCTTTGGGGTGATGCCGTAGACAATATCCCTGGAATACCTGGAATTGGTGAAAAGACAGCAAAAAAATTGATTCAAGAATTTGGATCGATGGAAAATATCATTGCAAATGCGAATCAGTTAAAAGGTAAACAACGTGAGAATATTGAGAATTTTGCTGAACAGGGATTAATTTCGAAAAAGCTCGCAACGATCTTATTGGATGTTCCTGTTGAACTTGAAGAGGAAAAATTATTAATTGAAGAGCCAAACAAGGAAGTTTTAGAGCCTCTATTTATAGAATTGGAGTTCAGAACACTCGGCAAGCGGGTGTTTGGAGAAGGTCTTAATCAGATAGATGCTCCGAAAAATAATTCTGGTCAAATGGATTTATTTTCTCTTCCTACGGATTTCAGCTTAACAGAGGAAGAGGTACCAACAGGACCAATCCATACGATTGAAAATACTGATCATGACTATATTCTGGTGAATACGAAGGAAGAACAAGAGGCATTAGCACTGCAGCTTTCCACACTTACTAGTTTTTGTTTCGATACAGAATCTACAGGCTTAGATGCGAATCTAGCAGATATCGTCGGTTTATCTTTTTCTTATGAAAAAGGGAAAGCATACTATGTCCCTACTCCTGAAACTCGTGAAGAGGCTCAACAGGTTCTTGATATTTTCAGACCTGTCTTAGAAAATGATCAAATAGAAAAAATTGGTCAGAATATTAAGTATGACATTTTATTGTTAGCTCGCTATCAAGTTTCTGTCAAAGGTCCAATTTTTGACACAATGATTGCTCATTATTTAATTGACCCAGATACGAGACATGGTATGGATGTCTTGTCTGAGAATTATCTAAACTATAAGCCTGTTTCTATTACTGAATTGATTGGTAGCAAAGGAAAGAAGCAAGGTAACATGCGTGATGTTGAGCTCGATCTAATCAAAGAGTACGCTGCAGAAGATGCTGATATTACACTACAATTAAAAGAAATCTTTAAACCTTTATTAGAAGAAACGAATACGCTTGACTTAGCAAACAAAGTAGAATTTCCATTGGTATATGTTTTAGCAGAGATAGAGAGAAATGGTGTTCGTATAGATATTAACGCATTACAACAGTTTTCTAAAACCCTAGAATTTGACATTAAAGAATTGGAATCCTGCATTTATGAAAAAGCGGGTGTCAACTTCAATATTGCTTCTCCGAAACAATTGGGAGAGGTTCTTTTTGATAAATTAAAATTAGATCCTAAAGCAAAGAAAACAAAAACTGGTCAATACAAAACGGGAGAGGATGTACTATTAACGTTAGCCTATAAGTCAGATATCGTACAAGATATATTAAATTTCAGACAGCTTCAGAAGTTAAAATCTACTTATGTAGATGCTTTACCAGAATTAATTAATCCGCATACTAGTTTGATTCATACTTCTTACAATCAAGCGGTTGCTGCTACTGGTCGCTTAAGTTCAACGAATCCCAATTTGCAAAACATCCCTATCCGAACGGAACGTGGTCGTGAAGTAAGAAAGGCGTTCATTCCTCGTCATGAGGGTAATGTGATTCTTTCTGCCGATTATTCGCAAATCGAATTACGTCTTATTGCTGAACTGAGCAAAGATCCGAATATGATGGAAGCGTTTACTTCTGGTCATGATATTCATCGTGCTACAGCAGCAAGGGTGTATGGTTTAGCATTAGACGAAGTTACTTCTGACCAACGTAGAAATGCAAAAGCGGTCAATTTTGGAATTATCTATGGTCAATCTGCTTTTGGTCTATCACAAAGTTTAGGGATTCCTCGTAAAGAAGCGGCTGAAATTATTGATCAATATTTTAATCAATATGCTGGCATTAAAAGATACATGAGTGAAGTATTAGATTTCGCAAAAGAAAATGGTTATGTTGAAACAATTCTGAAGAGAAGACGTTATTTGAGAGATATTAACTCTGCAAATATGACTGTTAGGGGCTTTGCGGAACGAAATGCAATCAATGCACCTATACAAGGGTCTGCAGCAGATTTGATTAAAATTGCAATGATCGCCATTCAAGAGGAGATCAAAAATCAAAACTTGACCGGTAAAATGATTATGCAAGTACATGATGAGCTTGTGTTTGATGTTCCTGAAAATGAAGTGGAGATTTTCAAAAAAATTATTGAAACAAAAATGACAACAGCCATCAAAACAGAGATTCCTTTGGTCGTGGAGGTCGGCCAGGGTAAAAATTGGCTTGAAGCACATTAA
- a CDS encoding TrkH family potassium uptake protein: MGSILSFLKFVFKYKNGIVDQIMLYVSMICALAVIFHVGYVTDPDLATPLNQIIYTMFYVLFVMTGLRTASSIFALKKIAVEHYAGLVILAYFFLIIIARFTTVSSVELFGKDQWIYLGIYLVFIAELSKRTLFFDNFYFNPTILFVISFLALILIGTILLMLPRTTLEAPLSFTDALFMSTSAVCITGLSVTDISTNFSLFGQTIILVLIQIGGLGIMTFTGFFGYFFSGGFSFKNQLMFGEILGENKVGSVIKTLLTIIFITLLFELLGAGLIFSTLDETNFPTVGHQVFFAVFHSISSFCNAGFSILTDGITNDAYKFNYNFQLALSALFILGGLGFGIVLNIYSYIKDSAIYWYHRVFTKKNYKHKAWNFSFNSKIVLACNAFIIILATIFFFLLEKNKTLSFEKGAVGEWITSFFMANASRSAGYNSIDLSFVSMPTILLIMLLMWVGASPGSTGGGVKVTTIAVAIMNIIALARGKEHIELFKRRIAGESVHKAFAIILLSLLTIGISFLLLVFSDPDKSFKALLFEVVSAYTTCGLSLGITPSLSIAGKFIVMMTMFVGRVGTLTLLVAFIKNITRRNYTFPEEKILY; encoded by the coding sequence ATGGGGTCAATATTAAGTTTTTTAAAATTTGTCTTTAAATATAAAAATGGAATTGTAGACCAGATCATGCTTTATGTAAGCATGATTTGTGCTTTGGCAGTTATCTTCCATGTCGGTTATGTAACAGACCCAGATTTAGCAACTCCTTTAAATCAAATTATTTATACGATGTTCTACGTCTTGTTTGTGATGACAGGACTTCGTACAGCTTCGTCTATTTTTGCTTTGAAGAAAATTGCGGTAGAGCATTATGCAGGTTTAGTTATTCTTGCTTATTTTTTTTTAATCATAATCGCTCGATTTACAACTGTTTCTTCCGTCGAATTATTCGGAAAAGATCAATGGATTTATTTGGGTATTTATCTTGTTTTCATTGCTGAATTATCCAAGAGGACCTTATTTTTCGATAACTTCTATTTTAATCCAACGATTTTATTTGTTATCAGTTTTCTTGCATTAATTCTTATTGGCACTATTTTATTGATGCTTCCAAGGACTACACTAGAAGCGCCATTAAGTTTTACTGATGCCTTGTTTATGTCAACAAGTGCTGTATGCATTACAGGTTTGTCAGTAACGGATATTTCTACTAATTTCTCTCTTTTTGGACAAACCATCATCTTGGTTTTAATTCAGATTGGGGGACTGGGAATTATGACTTTTACTGGTTTTTTTGGTTATTTCTTTTCAGGAGGCTTCTCTTTCAAGAATCAATTGATGTTTGGTGAAATTTTGGGAGAAAACAAAGTTGGGTCTGTTATCAAAACGTTGTTGACCATCATCTTTATCACCTTGCTTTTTGAATTACTTGGAGCAGGATTGATTTTTAGTACATTGGATGAAACTAATTTTCCAACGGTAGGACATCAAGTTTTTTTTGCAGTTTTCCATTCCATATCCTCTTTTTGTAATGCTGGTTTTTCAATATTAACGGATGGAATTACCAATGATGCCTATAAGTTTAACTATAATTTCCAATTGGCATTGTCTGCATTATTTATATTGGGAGGACTTGGTTTTGGTATTGTACTGAATATTTACTCTTATATAAAAGACTCTGCCATCTATTGGTATCATCGTGTTTTCACTAAAAAGAACTATAAACATAAAGCATGGAATTTTAGCTTTAATTCAAAAATCGTACTCGCCTGTAATGCTTTTATTATCATTTTAGCCACAATATTTTTCTTTCTGTTGGAAAAAAATAAAACACTATCTTTTGAGAAAGGTGCTGTAGGAGAATGGATAACTTCATTTTTTATGGCCAATGCTTCGCGTTCTGCTGGATACAATAGTATTGATTTATCATTTGTATCCATGCCTACAATTTTATTGATTATGTTATTGATGTGGGTTGGAGCATCCCCAGGCTCAACTGGCGGAGGGGTTAAAGTAACGACTATTGCTGTTGCTATAATGAATATTATTGCCTTAGCTAGAGGGAAAGAACACATTGAACTATTTAAAAGACGTATCGCTGGTGAATCGGTTCATAAAGCATTTGCTATTATTCTATTATCGCTACTTACAATTGGTATCAGCTTTCTATTGTTGGTATTTTCAGATCCCGATAAAAGTTTTAAAGCATTATTGTTTGAAGTTGTCTCTGCGTACACCACTTGTGGGTTGAGTTTAGGTATCACACCATCCTTAAGTATTGCTGGAAAATTTATTGTGATGATGACCATGTTTGTTGGCCGAGTTGGTACGTTGACACTACTGGTTGCTTTTATTAAGAATATAACAAGAAGAAATTACACTTTCCCAGAGGAAAAAATACTTTATTAA
- the rsgA gene encoding ribosome small subunit-dependent GTPase A, translating to MRGLVTKSTGSWYQVLGEDGKRYDCRIKGKFRTKGIKSTNPVAVGDWVHFEIEPDLESAVINELEPRRNYIIRKSVNLSKQTQIIGANLDQAFLVVTLASPPTSLGFIDRFLVTAEAYSIPAILIFNKLDLFSEEGLTILQDYKSIYEHIGYPCYEVSALTGYNIEQLKDLLKDKTTLISGHSGVGKSTLINAIVPEYEVKTGDISDWSDKGKHTTTFAEMYDLPLGGKLIDTPGIRELGVVDIEKQELSHFFPEMRALMNQCRFDNCRHINEPGCVVMEAVEDGDIESSRYDSYLSIYHNENNRM from the coding sequence ATGAGAGGATTAGTGACTAAATCTACGGGTAGTTGGTATCAAGTGTTGGGAGAAGATGGAAAACGTTATGACTGTCGTATAAAGGGAAAATTTCGAACAAAAGGTATTAAAAGCACAAATCCAGTTGCAGTTGGAGATTGGGTTCATTTTGAGATAGAGCCAGATCTTGAAAGTGCTGTTATCAATGAGTTGGAACCTAGGCGTAATTATATCATCCGCAAATCTGTTAATCTTTCTAAACAGACACAGATTATTGGGGCTAATTTAGACCAAGCATTTTTGGTTGTGACATTAGCCTCTCCACCGACATCCTTAGGATTTATCGATCGTTTCTTAGTAACTGCAGAAGCATATAGTATTCCTGCAATCTTGATTTTCAATAAGTTGGATCTTTTTAGTGAAGAAGGGCTTACTATTTTACAAGACTATAAAAGTATTTATGAGCATATAGGCTACCCCTGCTATGAAGTATCTGCATTGACTGGCTATAATATTGAACAACTGAAAGACTTATTAAAAGATAAGACTACCCTGATATCGGGGCATTCAGGTGTTGGAAAATCAACGTTAATTAATGCGATTGTTCCAGAATATGAAGTTAAAACAGGAGATATTTCTGATTGGTCTGATAAGGGAAAACATACAACAACGTTTGCTGAAATGTATGATCTTCCGCTTGGTGGAAAACTGATTGATACACCAGGCATTCGTGAGTTGGGAGTTGTGGATATTGAAAAACAAGAATTATCCCATTTCTTTCCTGAGATGCGAGCATTGATGAATCAATGTCGATTTGACAATTGTCGACATATAAACGAGCCCGGATGTGTCGTTATGGAAGCTGTAGAAGATGGGGATATCGAATCTTCCCGTTATGATAGTTATCTAAGCATCTATCACAACGAGAATAATCGTATGTAA
- a CDS encoding toxin-antitoxin system YwqK family antitoxin: protein MRRFLFTLMTCILLLNGIRAQEKPIYYEKVEGNTFRFYFDKNYYLAEKNCEFKSIERVVKLNTKTQKFDGSFKDFNNNGRLILEGNYNNGVKEGLFKAYHSNGKIKWEATFVNNIITGEVNHYYPNNKPAMNLLYTDSVILINNFWLPEGVQKVINGNGTFAFSIPFEGYNRYGFEFYMAKGKIKDGKQDGKWRISGYNKGEEETLIATESYQNGELILGNDYVADNSYKQTRFGIIPYDPFSRAESLTFKACNFDDVSNFNMMISKNLTEVFNLLDLKDFTEDSFEYSVKLDKYGDPSKFNFIKPTSFNHINNLLLNVLSNIDFYYPSLENGLPIEDKLTIAGKIYKNSEGKITFLPIIIHREKGQ from the coding sequence ATGAGAAGATTTTTGTTCACATTGATGACTTGCATTTTACTTTTGAATGGTATTAGAGCACAAGAAAAACCTATTTATTATGAAAAAGTAGAGGGCAATACTTTTCGTTTCTATTTTGATAAAAATTATTATTTAGCAGAGAAGAATTGTGAATTTAAGTCTATTGAACGTGTTGTTAAATTAAATACCAAAACACAGAAATTTGATGGATCTTTCAAAGATTTTAATAATAATGGAAGACTCATTCTGGAGGGGAATTATAACAATGGAGTAAAAGAGGGATTATTCAAAGCTTACCATTCAAATGGTAAAATAAAGTGGGAAGCAACTTTTGTAAATAATATCATTACAGGTGAAGTGAACCATTATTATCCCAATAATAAGCCAGCTATGAATCTTTTGTATACAGATAGTGTTATTTTAATTAATAACTTTTGGTTACCTGAGGGTGTACAGAAAGTCATCAATGGAAATGGAACTTTTGCATTCTCCATTCCATTTGAGGGTTATAATCGATATGGGTTTGAGTTCTATATGGCAAAAGGAAAAATAAAAGATGGTAAACAGGACGGTAAATGGAGAATATCTGGGTATAATAAAGGTGAAGAAGAAACTTTAATCGCAACAGAGAGTTATCAAAATGGGGAATTAATCCTTGGTAATGATTATGTCGCCGACAATTCCTACAAGCAAACTAGATTTGGGATAATACCTTATGATCCTTTTTCCAGAGCGGAATCACTCACTTTTAAAGCCTGCAATTTTGATGATGTTTCAAACTTCAATATGATGATCAGTAAAAATCTAACAGAAGTTTTCAATTTACTTGATCTAAAAGATTTTACGGAAGATAGTTTTGAGTATTCGGTCAAATTGGACAAGTATGGAGATCCAAGTAAATTCAATTTTATAAAGCCAACATCGTTTAACCATATTAATAATCTTCTATTGAACGTATTATCGAATATCGACTTCTATTATCCTTCATTGGAAAATGGGCTGCCAATAGAGGATAAACTTACTATTGCAGGGAAAATATATAAAAATTCTGAAGGGAAAATTACATTTCTACCAATAATAATTCATCGAGAAAAAGGACAATAG